A single window of Crassostrea angulata isolate pt1a10 chromosome 8, ASM2561291v2, whole genome shotgun sequence DNA harbors:
- the LOC128157945 gene encoding uncharacterized protein LOC128157945 yields the protein MDPRSSAQDVHRCDLCETAIVHSYCDLCHVNLCVPCIGKHILDGYDKHKIVQFQERRSTLIYPKCRTHPHKICESQCMDCNNIFVCSSCMASEQHGRHKFKEITEVYKTKKEVIKMDTEELVNNISPTYEKITLDLENQLANLDGGYEKLTTTISKQGEQWHREIDITINKMKTEISEIKVKHRDILQKHLDEIKQIQSLIKQTLQALKEIEKSTEVSSTIEYSSKITEFSKFPPKVQVLLPTFTPNPIDSEKLYRMFGQITPLSTDTGENIVSLNRPNTSFRELLNEPELVATIQTGHKNLRSVTCLNEDRIWTSGETDDVKCFNIKGLLLQTIKTKSWNWQNDIAVDSDGDLLYSNWFTMTVYKVKNGQTEELIRLQGWRPRHLCVTSNGDLLVTMYSVDYYQSKVARYSGSTEKQTVEFDDEGKRLYAGNDNTKYITENRNHDICVADHEAGAVVVVNWDGKLRWRYTGHPSVTKKTPFKPYGITTDSQSRILTVDGYNHCIHILDQDGQFLRYIDNCDLKSPTGVCVDNNDNLYVCEYCKGKHERHKFKEITEVYNTKKEVIKKDTEELVNKISPAYKKITLDLENQLAILDGGYEKLTTTLSKQGEQCHREIDIVINKMITEISEIKVKHRNILQKHLDEIKQIQSFIKQTLLVLREIEKSTEVSSTIEYSSKITEFSKVPPKVQVLLPTFIPKPIDRKELYRMFGQITPLSTATKENALSLNQPKTSFKELLDEPELVAIIQTGYKDLRCVTCLNEDKIWTSGETNDIKCFNIKGSLFQTIKTKSGNWRNDIAVDSDGDLLYSDCETKTVNIVKNGQIEELIRSKGWKPVNMCITSAGDLLVTMYSDNISQSKVVRYSGSTEKQTIQFDEEGKPLYSGNSAIKYITDNRNHDICVADWEAGVVVVVNQDGKLRWRYTGHPSATKIKPFRPRGITTDSQSRILTADCRNHCIHIVDQIGQFLRNIDNCDLKNPFGLCLDNNNNLFVCEFNKGNVKKIKYLRKT from the exons ATGGATCCCCGTTCTAGTGCCCAGGATGTACAccgatgtgacctttgtgagaccgcCATAGTACACAGCTATTGTGACTTATGCCATGTCAATCTCTGCGTACCTTGTATAGGCAAACATATCTTAGATggatatgacaaacataaaattgttCAATTCCAGGAACGAAGATCTACTCTTATTTATCCAAAATGTAGGACACATCCACATAAAATCTGTGAATCCCAATGCATGGATTGCAACAACATCTTTGTTTGTTCCTCCTGCATGGCCTCTGAACAACATGGAAGacataaatttaaagaaataacaGAAGTATACAAAACTAAGAAAGAAGTTATCAAAATGGATACAGAAGAGTTAGTTAATAATATTTCCCctacatatgaaaaaataacacttgACTTAGAAAATCAGCTTGCCAACCTGGATGGAGGATATGAGAAACTTACAACAACAATTTCAAAACAAGGAGAGCAATGGCATAGAGAAATCGACATCAccatcaacaaaatgaaaactgaaatcagCGAGATAAAAGTAAAACACAGAGATATTCTACAGAAACATTTGGATGAAATTAAACAGATACAGTCcctcataaaacaaacattacaGGCCTTAAAAGAAATTGAGAAATCTACTGAAGTATCTTCTACCATTGAATACAGCTCTAAGATCACAGAATTCAGCAAATTTCCACCGAAAGTTCAGGTATTACTGCCAACATTCACTCCAAACCCAATAGACAGTGAGAAGCTGTATAGGATGTTTGGACAAATCACCCCATTATCTACTGATACAGGAGAAAATATTGTGTCACTAAACCGACCCAACACTTCATTCAGAGAACTACTGAATGAACCGGAGCTTGTTGCCACAATACAGACTGGGCATAAAAATCTTCGCAGTGTTACCTGTCTGAATGAAGACAGGATCTGGACGAGTGGGGAGACCGATGATGTCAAATGCTTTAACATTAAAGGTTTACTCCTCCAGACAATCAAGACAAAAtcatggaattggcaaaatgataTAGCTGTTGACAGTGATGGTGATTTACTGTACTCTAATTGGTTTACAATGACAGTATATAAAGTAAAGAACGGACAAACAGAAGAGTTGATCAGATTACAGGGATGGAGGCCTAGACACCTGTGTGTCACCTCTAATGGTGATCTCCTGGTTACCATGTACAGTGTTGATTACTATCAATCCAAAGTTGCCCGTTACTCAGGGTCTACAGAAAAACAAACAGTTGAATTTGATGATGAAGGTAAACGTCTGTACGCAGGGAATGATAATACTAAATACATCACAGAGAACAGAAACCACGACATTTGTGTAGCTGACCATGAGGctggtgcagtagtggtggttaaTTGGGACGGGAAACTCAGATGGAGATACACCGGTCATCCCTCAGTTACTAAGAAAACACCATTTAAACCCTATGGCATCACTACAGACAGTCAGAGTCGTATCCTAACAGTAGACGGTTACAACCATTGTATCCATAttctggatcaggacggacagtttctccgttacattgataactgtgatctGAAGAGTCCTACTGGTGTATGTGTGGACAATAATGACAATCTGTATGTGTGTGAGTACTGCAAAggca AACATGAAAGacataaatttaaagaaataacaGAAGTATACAATACTAAGAAAGAAGTTATCAAAAAAGATACAGAAGAGTTAGTAAATAAAATTTCCCctgcatataaaaaaatcacGCTTGACTTAGAAAATCAGCTGGCCATCCTGGATGGAGGTTATGAGAAACTAACCACAACATTGTCCAAACAAGGAGAGCAATGCCACAGAGAAATCGACATCGTTATCAACAAAATGATAACTGAAATTAGCGAGATAAAAGTGAAACACAGAAacattttacagaaacattTGGATGAAATTAAACAGATACAGTctttcataaaacaaacattgcTGGTCTTAAGGGAAATTGAGAAATCTACTGAGGTATCTTCCACCATTGAATACAGCTCTAAGATCACAGAATTCAGCAAAGTTCCACCGAAGGTTCAAGTATTACTGCCAACATTCATTCCAAAACCAATAGACCGCAAGGAGCTGTATAGGATGTTTGGACAGATCACTCCATTATCTACTGCtacaaaagaaaatgccttgtcACTGAACCAACCCAAAACTTCATTCAAAGAACTACTGGATGAGCCGGAGCTTGTTGCCATAATACAGACTGGATATAAAGATTTACGCTGTGTTACCTGTCTGAATGAAGACAAGATCTGGACGAGTGGGGAGACCAATGATATCAAATGCTTCAACATTAAAGGTTCACTCTTCCAGACAATCAAGACAAAATCAGGGAATTGGCGCAATGATATAGCTGTAGACAGTGATGGAGATCTACTGTACTCTGATTGCGAAACTAAGACAGTGAACATAGTAAAGAATGGACAGATTGAGGAGTTGATAAGATCAAAGGGATGGAAGCCTGTCAACATGTGTATCACCTCTGCTGGTGATCTCCTGGTTACCATGTATAGTGATAATATATCTCAATCCAAGGTTGTCCGTTACTCGGGATCtacagaaaaacaaacaattcaatttgatGAAGAAGGCAAACCTTTGTACTCAGGAAATAGTGCAATTAAATATATTACCGATaacagaaaccatgacatctgtgtagctgactGGGAGGCTGGTgtagtagtggtggtcaatcaggacGGGAAACTCAGATGGAGATACACTGGTCATCCCTCAGCTACCAAGATCAAACCATTTAGACCCCGtggtatcacaacagacagtcagAGTCGTATCCTGACAGCAGATTGTAGGAACCATTGTATCCATATAGTGGACCAGATTGGACAGTTTCTACGTAACATAGATAACTGCGATCTAAAGAATCCTTTTGGTTTATGTCTGGACAATAATAACAATCTGTTTGTGTGTGAGTTTAACAAAggcaatgtaaagaaaatcaaatatttaaggaagacttaa
- the LOC128160881 gene encoding protein DD3-3-like yields the protein MRYNISTDDNAPFSTDSKKNLNDGIEGIASPIEDNPYVDVGGRSALRLNINTDQTGRIFQDRSHVFKLLSRPAEIKSDKIFNVNVREKRGNIVQVYPAVEYDFIPNNLQMSATDSVHIQWTGYNSHNNSGGGGDGQAGDEDEGQGQGGTDRSNIVQIADLNDNFPMPFERSNMWNNANIR from the exons ATGAG GTACAACATTTCTACAGATGATAATGCCCCCTTTTCTACAGACAGCAAAAAAAACTT AAATGATGGTATTGAGGGTATTGCTTCCCCTATTGAGGATAATCCCTATGTGGATGTTGGAGGTCGATCCGCTTTACGGCTCAACATTAACACAGACCAGACAGGACGTATATTTCAGGATCGCAGTCACGTCTTCAAACTTTTATCTCGCCCTGCCGAAATCAAGTCCGATAAAATCTTCAATGTGAATGTACGAGAAAAACGTGGAAATATCGTCCAAGTGTATCCGGCTGTGGAGTATGATTTCATTCCCAACAACCTGCAGATGTCTGCAACAGACTCTGTGCATATACAATGGACTGGGTACAACTCTCACAACAATAGTGGGGGCGGCGGAGATGGGCAAGCTGGAGATGAAGatgaaggtcaaggtcaaggag GCACTGACAGATCTAACATTGTACAGATAGCTGATCTGAATGATAATTTCCCGATGCCCTTTGAAAGATCCAACATGTGGAATAATGCCAACATTCGCTAG